Proteins from a single region of Catenulispora acidiphila DSM 44928:
- a CDS encoding poly(ethylene terephthalate) hydrolase family protein, with protein MRRSLNPFPKSRSEDVRRQRARPGRRPRSGGVALAVLALITALFGAATLSPASASASASASAPAASRVQAAASGNTYQRGPDPTLSSVAASTGPFATAQVSVPAGYGFKGGMIYYPTDTSLGTWGAVAIVPGYTALFANEEAWMGPWLASFGFVVIGVETNSTTDYDTQRGTELLAALNYLTTQSPVRDRVDPTRLGVIGHSMGGGGVVYATEHQPSLKGAVALAPFSPSQSMATDTVPTMVMGGQNDTVVTPSYLAGLYATLPASTQSDFIQIAGADHIYYTHPNPVEMRILIPWLKTFLDEDTRYTQFLCPTLADPSGVSMYQSKCPYVPGGGSTPPPPAGGALHAVGAGKCVDVPNSTTTSGTQVQIYSCNGQANQAFTHNSAGELAVTDAGVTDCLDANGKGTTNGTKVIIYPCNGQPNQQWTINSNGTITGVQSGLCLDVTGASTANGALVELWTCNGGSNQKWTLS; from the coding sequence ATGCGACGAAGCTTGAATCCATTCCCGAAATCCCGTTCCGAAGACGTTCGGCGGCAGCGCGCCCGACCCGGACGGCGTCCGCGATCCGGCGGGGTCGCCCTGGCCGTCCTCGCACTGATCACCGCGTTGTTCGGCGCGGCGACCCTGTCCCCGGCGTCGGCGTCGGCGTCGGCGTCCGCATCGGCGCCGGCGGCGTCCCGGGTCCAGGCCGCCGCCTCGGGGAACACCTACCAGCGCGGTCCGGATCCGACCCTGTCCAGCGTGGCGGCCTCCACCGGGCCGTTCGCGACCGCGCAGGTCTCCGTGCCCGCGGGCTACGGCTTCAAGGGCGGGATGATCTACTACCCGACCGACACCAGCCTGGGGACCTGGGGCGCGGTCGCCATCGTGCCCGGCTACACCGCGCTGTTCGCGAACGAGGAAGCCTGGATGGGGCCCTGGCTGGCCTCCTTCGGGTTCGTGGTGATCGGCGTGGAGACCAACAGCACCACCGACTACGACACGCAGCGCGGGACAGAGCTGCTGGCGGCGCTGAACTATCTCACCACGCAGAGCCCGGTGCGCGACCGGGTGGATCCGACCCGGCTGGGCGTGATCGGGCACTCGATGGGCGGCGGCGGAGTCGTCTACGCCACCGAGCACCAGCCCTCGCTCAAGGGCGCCGTGGCGCTGGCGCCGTTCTCCCCGTCGCAGAGCATGGCCACGGACACCGTGCCCACCATGGTCATGGGCGGCCAGAACGACACCGTGGTCACACCGTCCTACCTCGCCGGCCTGTATGCGACGCTGCCCGCCTCGACGCAGAGCGACTTCATCCAGATCGCCGGAGCCGATCACATCTACTACACCCACCCCAACCCGGTGGAGATGAGGATCCTGATTCCCTGGCTCAAGACGTTCCTGGACGAGGACACCCGCTACACCCAGTTCCTGTGCCCGACCCTCGCCGACCCGAGCGGGGTGTCGATGTACCAGAGCAAGTGCCCGTATGTGCCCGGTGGCGGCTCTACTCCTCCTCCGCCGGCCGGTGGTGCGCTGCACGCTGTCGGTGCAGGTAAGTGTGTGGATGTGCCGAACTCGACCACCACCAGTGGGACGCAGGTGCAGATCTACTCCTGCAATGGCCAGGCCAACCAGGCCTTCACCCACAACTCCGCCGGTGAGCTAGCCGTCACCGACGCCGGAGTCACCGACTGCCTGGACGCCAACGGCAAGGGAACCACCAACGGCACCAAGGTCATCATCTATCCCTGCAACGGCCAGCCCAACCAGCAATGGACGATCAACTCCAACGGCACCATCACCGGAGTGCAGTCAGGACTCTGCCTCGACGTCACCGGCGCATCCACCGCCAACGGCGCCCTAGTGGAGCTGTGGACCTGCAACGGCGGCAGCAACCAGAAATGGACTCTGAGCTGA
- a CDS encoding glycoside hydrolase family 27 protein, giving the protein MDRNNRRTHLRRIWRATVAAAVSLVAAPLLALGAAQPAHALNNQLALTPQMGFNDWNAYGCNVSESLIKSTALAMHNDGMQAAGYQYVNIDDCWLTHNRDSSGQLVPDPAKFPDGISGTAAYVHSLGLKLGIYEDAGTMTCAGYPGSLGHEQTDANSFAAWGVDYLKYDNCYADGVHQSGDGGPSAQSRYTTMRDALAKTGRPILFSLCSWGLDSVWNWGSGVGNSWRTTGDINASFGSMLSIFHSNVGLASHAGPGAWNDPDMLEVGNGMSATEDRSEFSLWAEMAAPLISGTNLANASSTTLATLTNSRVIAVDQDSLGKQGTEVSSSGGLDVLAKPLANGDVSVALFNENSGTATINTTVAAIGKTGASGYTLTDLWSGATSTTTGAISASVPGHGTVMFRVAGGTSGGGGGSSPGEVHAVGAGKCLDVPNSSTTGGTQLDINACSGAANQTFTHNGSNQLTVYSGGTQMCLDANNKGTTNGTKVIIWSCNGQPNQQWLVNSNGTITGAQSGLCMDVTGAATANGTPVELWACNGQSNQQWTLS; this is encoded by the coding sequence ATGGACCGAAACAACCGCCGAACACACCTGCGCCGCATATGGCGGGCGACCGTGGCCGCCGCCGTGTCGCTGGTCGCCGCACCCCTGCTCGCCCTCGGCGCGGCGCAGCCCGCCCACGCGCTGAACAACCAACTCGCGCTGACCCCGCAGATGGGGTTCAACGACTGGAACGCCTACGGCTGCAACGTGTCGGAGTCGTTAATCAAGTCCACGGCGCTGGCTATGCACAACGACGGTATGCAGGCCGCCGGGTACCAGTACGTCAACATCGACGACTGCTGGCTCACCCACAACCGCGACTCCTCCGGGCAGCTGGTGCCCGACCCGGCGAAGTTCCCCGACGGGATCTCCGGCACCGCCGCCTACGTCCACTCCCTCGGTCTGAAGCTGGGCATCTACGAGGACGCCGGCACCATGACGTGCGCCGGCTATCCCGGCAGCCTGGGCCATGAGCAGACCGACGCAAACTCCTTCGCCGCCTGGGGCGTGGACTACCTCAAGTACGACAACTGCTACGCCGACGGGGTCCATCAATCCGGCGACGGCGGACCCAGCGCGCAGAGCCGCTACACCACGATGCGCGACGCACTGGCCAAAACCGGCCGCCCGATCCTGTTCAGCCTGTGCAGCTGGGGTCTGGACAGCGTGTGGAACTGGGGCTCCGGCGTCGGCAACAGCTGGCGCACCACCGGGGACATCAACGCCAGCTTCGGCAGCATGCTCTCGATCTTCCACAGCAACGTGGGCCTGGCCTCCCACGCCGGTCCCGGCGCCTGGAACGACCCGGACATGCTGGAGGTCGGCAACGGCATGTCGGCCACCGAGGACCGTAGCGAGTTCAGCCTGTGGGCCGAGATGGCCGCCCCGCTGATCTCCGGGACCAACCTGGCCAACGCCAGTTCCACGACCCTGGCCACCCTCACCAACTCCCGGGTGATCGCGGTCGACCAGGACTCCCTGGGCAAGCAGGGCACCGAAGTGTCCTCCTCCGGCGGTCTGGACGTACTGGCCAAGCCGCTGGCCAACGGCGACGTCTCGGTCGCGCTGTTCAATGAGAACAGCGGCACCGCCACCATCAACACCACCGTCGCCGCCATCGGCAAAACCGGCGCGAGCGGCTACACGCTGACCGATCTGTGGAGCGGCGCGACGTCGACGACCACAGGCGCGATCAGCGCCTCGGTCCCCGGCCACGGCACGGTCATGTTCCGCGTCGCCGGCGGCACCAGCGGCGGCGGTGGCGGCTCGAGCCCCGGCGAGGTGCACGCCGTCGGCGCCGGCAAGTGCCTGGACGTCCCGAACAGTTCGACCACCGGCGGCACGCAGCTGGACATCAACGCCTGCTCCGGCGCCGCGAACCAGACCTTCACCCACAACGGCTCGAACCAGCTGACGGTCTACTCCGGCGGCACCCAGATGTGCCTGGACGCCAACAACAAGGGAACCACCAACGGCACCAAGGTGATCATCTGGTCCTGCAACGGCCAGCCGAACCAACAGTGGCTCGTCAACAGCAATGGCACCATCACCGGCGCCCAGTCCGGCCTGTGCATGGACGTCACCGGCGCCGCCACCGCCAACGGGACACCGGTGGAGCTGTGGGCCTGCAACGGCCAGTCCAACCAGCAGTGGACGCTCAGCTGA
- a CDS encoding LysR family transcriptional regulator, with translation MDLNLLTALDALLAENSVAAAADRLHLSPPAMSRTLARIRKATGDDILVRTGRAMTPTPHALALREETRDLVARATALLTPVTELDLPNLERGFTLRCHDALVAALAPALIEAVAETAPNVSIRFLAEPSADAADLARGQTDLEVGAAAPQRPEIAAHTIGTDRMVAVMRPDHPLATGPLTPQRFAEADHLTISRRGRLTGPIDEALADLGLHRRVRAALPTTSTALELTARTTLITTVAEQVCRPAWTNLGLRARPLPFTLPAVPVIVAWHHRYDTDPAHSWLRTHLLAVLKTILTAPEPNPTPMTDDAGSE, from the coding sequence GTGGATCTGAATCTGCTGACAGCCCTGGACGCCCTGCTAGCGGAGAACAGCGTCGCCGCGGCCGCCGACCGGCTGCACCTGTCCCCGCCCGCCATGAGCCGCACCCTGGCGCGCATCCGCAAGGCCACCGGCGACGACATCCTCGTGCGCACCGGCCGCGCCATGACCCCGACTCCGCACGCGCTGGCCCTGCGCGAGGAGACCAGAGACCTGGTCGCCCGCGCCACCGCGCTGCTGACCCCCGTCACCGAACTCGACCTGCCGAACCTCGAACGCGGCTTCACCCTGCGCTGCCACGACGCCCTCGTCGCGGCCCTGGCGCCAGCCCTGATCGAGGCTGTCGCCGAAACCGCCCCGAACGTCTCGATCCGCTTCCTCGCCGAACCCTCCGCCGACGCCGCCGACCTCGCCCGCGGCCAGACCGACCTCGAAGTCGGAGCAGCGGCACCTCAGCGCCCAGAGATCGCCGCCCACACCATCGGCACCGACCGCATGGTGGCAGTGATGCGCCCCGACCACCCCCTGGCCACAGGACCCCTGACCCCGCAGCGCTTCGCCGAGGCAGACCACCTCACCATCTCCCGCCGCGGACGCCTCACCGGCCCGATCGACGAGGCCCTAGCCGACCTCGGCCTCCACCGCCGCGTCCGCGCCGCACTACCCACCACCAGCACAGCACTGGAACTGACGGCACGCACCACCCTGATCACCACCGTCGCCGAACAGGTCTGCCGCCCGGCATGGACCAACCTGGGACTACGCGCCCGACCACTCCCGTTCACCCTCCCCGCCGTCCCGGTCATCGTCGCCTGGCACCACCGCTACGACACCGACCCCGCCCACAGCTGGCTGCGCACTCACCTGCTGGCAGTGCTGAAAACCATCCTCACCGCCCCGGAGCCGAATCCGACCCCGATGACAGACGACGCCGGCAGTGAGTGA
- a CDS encoding ricin-type beta-trefoil lectin domain protein, whose amino-acid sequence MSRIGRILGRLRVSTAALAGIALVAGGVTAVVAAPAHAATSITINGASGGRTFDGVGAISGGGGNSRLLIDYPEPERSQALDYMFKPDYGAAAQMLKIEIGGDTNSTSGAEPSIEHSRGVVNCNVGYEFWLAEQAKARNPNIKLYGLAWGAPGWIGNGNFWSTDMVNYLVSWLGCAKSHGLSIDYLGGWNERGYNVSWYEQLRSALNANGYSGVEIVGADSDWTIANDVDSNPTFASAVGVLGAHYPCGYRSAQSSCTVPSAASSSGKQLWASENGSDDYNGGAQAMARGINRGYIDGRMTAYLNWPIVAAITPNLPYPTMGVEAAPQPWSGYYSVGKNAWVMAQTTQFTEPGWKYLDSSSGYIGGNRNSGSYVTLKSPNNSDYSTIIETVDAGSAQTLNFNVTGGLSTGQVHVWATNVNSNNSADYFVHTTDVTPSGGNFSLTVQPGYVYSVTTTTGQGKGTAAGPSRATMALPYSDTFDSDATGTEAKYLMDWQGSFEVAACGGGRTGQCVRQMSPQTPITWDTLSDPHALLGDVSWSNYTVSSDVLLEKSGYAELMGRANTQSYGGAGGLNAYHLRVSDTGAWSILSTNTGATVSTLASGTVAALGTGRWHSLALSFSGSTITATIDGTKVGTANSSTWGAGQIGYATSQGETAQFDNLSITPGSGGTGGGSGEIIGSGSGRCVDVPNASQTQGTQVELWDCNGGTNQQWTATAANELRVYGSDCLEAAGQGTATGTKVDIWPCTGATNQKWTLNADGTITGTQSTLCLDATGAGTANGTLLELWTCNGGSNQRWTHS is encoded by the coding sequence GTGTCAAGAATCGGCCGGATCCTCGGCCGCCTGCGCGTCTCCACGGCCGCGCTGGCAGGTATCGCGCTGGTCGCGGGCGGCGTGACAGCCGTCGTCGCCGCACCGGCGCACGCCGCCACCTCGATCACCATCAACGGCGCGTCCGGCGGCCGCACCTTCGACGGCGTCGGGGCGATCAGCGGGGGAGGAGGCAACAGCAGACTGCTGATCGACTACCCGGAGCCGGAACGCAGCCAGGCGCTGGACTACATGTTCAAGCCGGATTACGGCGCGGCGGCGCAGATGCTCAAGATCGAGATCGGCGGCGACACCAACTCCACCTCGGGCGCCGAGCCCAGCATCGAGCACAGCCGCGGTGTCGTGAACTGCAATGTCGGCTACGAGTTCTGGCTCGCCGAGCAGGCCAAGGCCCGGAACCCCAACATCAAGCTGTACGGGCTGGCCTGGGGTGCGCCCGGCTGGATCGGCAACGGGAACTTCTGGTCCACCGACATGGTGAACTACCTGGTCTCCTGGCTCGGCTGCGCGAAGTCGCACGGCCTGAGCATCGACTACCTCGGCGGCTGGAACGAGCGGGGTTACAACGTCTCCTGGTACGAGCAGCTGCGCAGCGCGCTCAACGCCAACGGCTACTCCGGCGTCGAGATCGTCGGCGCGGACTCGGACTGGACGATCGCGAACGACGTCGACTCCAATCCGACCTTCGCCTCCGCGGTCGGTGTGCTCGGTGCGCACTATCCGTGCGGCTATCGCTCGGCGCAGTCCAGCTGCACGGTACCGTCGGCGGCGAGTTCGTCCGGCAAGCAGTTGTGGGCCAGCGAGAACGGCTCCGACGACTACAACGGCGGCGCGCAGGCGATGGCGCGCGGCATCAACCGCGGCTACATCGACGGACGCATGACCGCGTACCTCAACTGGCCGATCGTCGCCGCGATCACCCCGAACCTGCCGTATCCCACGATGGGTGTGGAGGCGGCGCCGCAGCCGTGGTCCGGCTACTACTCGGTCGGCAAGAACGCGTGGGTGATGGCGCAGACCACGCAGTTCACCGAACCCGGCTGGAAGTATCTGGATTCCTCCAGCGGCTACATAGGCGGCAATCGCAACAGCGGCAGCTATGTGACGCTCAAGTCGCCGAACAACAGCGACTACTCCACCATCATCGAGACGGTGGACGCCGGCAGCGCCCAGACGCTGAACTTCAACGTCACCGGAGGGCTGTCCACCGGGCAGGTGCACGTGTGGGCGACCAACGTCAACTCCAACAACTCCGCTGACTACTTCGTGCACACCACGGACGTCACCCCGTCCGGCGGAAACTTCAGCCTGACCGTCCAGCCCGGCTACGTCTATTCCGTGACGACGACGACCGGGCAGGGCAAGGGCACCGCCGCCGGTCCCAGCCGGGCCACCATGGCCCTGCCGTACAGCGACACCTTCGACAGCGACGCCACCGGTACCGAAGCCAAGTACCTGATGGACTGGCAGGGTTCGTTCGAGGTCGCTGCCTGCGGCGGCGGTCGCACTGGCCAGTGTGTGCGGCAGATGAGCCCGCAGACGCCGATCACCTGGGACACCCTGTCTGACCCGCACGCCCTGCTCGGCGACGTGAGCTGGAGCAACTACACGGTCAGCTCCGATGTACTTTTGGAGAAGTCCGGCTACGCGGAGCTGATGGGCCGGGCCAACACCCAGTCGTACGGCGGCGCCGGCGGGCTGAACGCCTACCACCTGCGCGTCAGCGACACCGGAGCGTGGTCGATCCTGAGCACGAACACCGGCGCCACGGTCAGCACTCTGGCCAGCGGCACCGTCGCGGCGCTGGGCACCGGCCGCTGGCACAGCCTGGCGCTGAGCTTCTCCGGCAGCACCATCACGGCGACCATCGACGGCACCAAGGTCGGCACCGCGAACAGCAGCACCTGGGGCGCCGGCCAGATCGGCTACGCCACCAGCCAGGGCGAGACCGCGCAGTTCGACAACCTGTCGATCACCCCGGGCTCCGGCGGAACCGGCGGCGGCAGCGGGGAGATCATCGGCAGCGGCTCCGGCCGCTGCGTCGACGTCCCCAACGCCTCGCAGACCCAGGGCACGCAGGTCGAGCTGTGGGACTGCAACGGCGGCACGAACCAGCAGTGGACCGCCACCGCGGCGAACGAACTGCGGGTCTACGGCAGCGACTGCCTGGAAGCCGCCGGCCAGGGCACCGCCACCGGCACCAAGGTCGACATCTGGCCCTGCACCGGCGCCACCAACCAGAAGTGGACCCTCAACGCCGACGGCACCATCACCGGCACCCAGTCCACCCTGTGCCTCGACGCCACCGGAGCCGGCACCGCCAACGGCACCCTGCTCGAACTGTGGACCTGCAACGGCGGCAGCAACCAGAGATGGACGCACAGCTGA